CTTTCTTATGAAAAAGTAATGAGCAATGCACAAGTCTCACTCGCCAAATCTCTGGCTAAAGGCACAAAACAACCCAAAGATATTGTAGAGAATCCTCACTTAAATTTACACAATAAGCAATATATTTTAGAATCTGCCCTTGAGTTAAGCGAATATCGTTTTCTTAAAGGCAAACTTGATAAAGAGCAATACACGCAAATTGCTCATAACCTCGCCTCCACACGCTCAACACTTGGTGCGAGCAAGCCACCTTTTTTACCTACTCCATCTAATCCGCTTGAGGGCAACCAAAGCCTTAGAATCACTCCTTTGCTCTTTGGCAACAAACAAGGGTTGCACCCCGCACTTGATTTTAGAATCACTTTCCACGATATTACCGATAATGACAAAGGCTATCTTCAAGGCGCACAAATTGAGCTAATGCGCACTCTTGCTTACTTTGACACAAGCTTAAAAGAATCTAAGCTCAAACTCTATGAACTTAATATCCTTTCAGTCGCCTCAATCGCGCCAATAAGCAAATTTTTCAAACCCTTTTCTTATCGGCTAGAAAGCGGATTCAATCGGAGCTTCAATGATAATGCCTTGCATTATTTTGCAGCATTTGGCGGGGGACTATCTTTGAATCTTTCATCATTTGGATATGGATATTATCTGCTTGAGCCGACTTTTTTCCTTGATATACTCAATCGCTCTGATTTTGCCCTCAACCAAGTGCTTGGGATTGTCTTATCAGATAATAATCGCCTCAAAGCGACTTTTGAATATAAATTCAAATCCTACACGCTCACGCATTTTAGTCAATCCTTTGATAGTACTTTGAGTATCAATCTCAAACAAAATCTCGCCTTTCTTGCAAGAGTGCAGATGCTTAAAAATGATATGTCTCCTTCATTGCAACCCACTTCAATGCTGGGCGTAAGACTTTATTTTTAGATTTTTTGGACTAGATTCTCTAAAAGTGCATATTCTCGCAGAATCTGCCACGATTCCACAAGCTTTTCATAGCTATAACGCGCATTTGCCGGACTTGATGAGGGAAGCAAAAAGACTTGTATCTGCTCACACATCTGTGCATTAAAAAATCGCATAAAAAGCTCATACGCTTTGCGTCCATTGCAAAAAATAGCATTGATTTTTGCACTTGAGAGTATCACTGATATGTCATTAGGCTTGGCATTACTCAAAGTGTTATCACTAGAATTATAAATATCGCACTCACGCACAATATCCCACAGGGCAATACGATATGTGAGTAAAAATTGCTTTTTGACATCTCTATTTTGTATGTTTATGTCAATTTCAGGGGCAAAAAGTGTAGCAAGAATACGCCAAAAACGATTGCGCGAATGTGCATAATAAAATTGCTCATCGCGTGAAATCACAGAGGGAAATGAACCTAAAATCAGCACACGCGAATGCTTATTAAACACGGGTGCAAAGGGGTGAATGAGGTGCATTTTTTGCATTTGAATCTTATGAGTTGGCAATGTTTATCCTCTCAATTTTCTTTAAAATCTGCTTTGATTTTTTAGATATATGATTCTAACCTAATTTAACAATTCTCTATATAATGCCACTTTTTATACCAAAGGAAGAGTATGCTAGATTTTGATTTTATGCGTCAATGTGTGCCGATGTTTGCCAAAGCTCTCTCTTTGACTTTATATATCTCATTTTTTGGCATTGCACTCTCTCTTATCATTGGCTTTATTGCAGCGTGGATTCTCTTTTTAAGAGTGCGACTTCTTAGCCCCATTGTAGCGCTCTATGTGGAGTTAGCGCGTAACACGCCACTGCTTATCCAGCTCTTTTTTCTCTACTATGGATTGCATAGTGTCATAGGCATAAATCTCAACGAATATGTGTGTGCTATCGCAGGTTTAGCATTTTTGGGCGGTGGGTATATGTGCGAGAGTTTCCGCACAGGTTTAGAATCTCTTCCGTACTCACAAATTGAGAGCGCACAAAGCATAGGCTTGCAATCTCATCAAATGATGTTTTATATTATCCTGCCTCAATCCCTTAGTGTTGCTTTGCCCTCTGTGGGTGCAAATGTCATTTTTCTTTTGAAAGAAACTTCAGTTGTAAGCGTCATCGCTTTGGCAGATATTATGTTTGTAACCAAAGATATTATCACACATTATTACAAAACAAATGAAGCCCTAACTCTGCTTGTGCTAAGCTACCTCATCGTGCTTTTACCACTCTCTGTGGGCTTTTCACTCCTTGAGCGATTCTATAAAAAGCGAGTGTTATAATGGAAATATTTTTTATTGGCTCAAACTTCGCTCGGCTTTTGCAAGGTGTGCTTCTCACACTTGAAATTGCTCTTATCTCTATTATCTTTGCTACATTTGGCGGACTTATTTTAGGTTTTGTGATGACTGGACGAAGCCTCATTATACGCGGGATATGTAGATTCTATCTTGAATGCGTGCGTATTATCCCTATCCTCGCGTGGCTTTTTATTGTGTTTTTTGGGATTTCACAACAATTTGACATAAATCTTAGTGCCATAACAAGCGCGATTATCGTCTTTAGTCTGTGGGGCGTGGCTGAAGTGGGAGATTTGGTGCGTGGAGCTATCACTTCTTTGCCCAAACATCAAAATGAAAGTGGCAAAGCACTTGGTTTGAAACAATGGCAAATTATGTGCTATATCATTTTCCCTCAAGCACTCCGCCGCCTTTTACCCTCAATCATTTCACTCTCAACGCGTATGATTAAGACAACTTCGCTTGTGGCATTACTCGGAGCTGTGGATTTGCTCAAAGTCGGACAGCAAATCATAGAGTTGAACAAATCTAATCCAAATGCAAGTTTTTGGGTGTATGGGGGGATTTTCTGCACTTATTTTATCCTATGTTACCCACTTTCATATCTAAGTAAAATGCTGGAGAAAAAATATCAATGAAATCAACACAAGACACACCACTTTTAAGTATATCTCATCTAAAAAAAACTTATAATGGAGTGCATTTTGTGCTTGATGACATTTCTATGCAAGTGCAAAAGGGCGAAGTCATCGTGATTTTAGGACCTAGTGGGTGTGGCAAAAGCACATTTTTGCGCTGCATTAATGGATTAGAATCTACTCAAGGTGGAGAAATTAAATTTAATAATGAAATCATTAATCTGCCAAAAACAAAATGGAATAAAATCCGCCAACACATCGGTATGGTGTTTCAAAGCTATGATTTATTCCCTCATATGAGCGTAATGGAAAATATTTTGCTCGGTCCCACAAAAGTGCAAAAACGCAATAAAAACGAAGTAATAGCACAAGCGCGGACACTTTTGGAACGCGTAGGACTCGGACACAAAATACAGACTTCGCCCAAAGAGTTAAGCGGAGGACAAAAACAACGCGTAGCTATCGTGCGTGCGCTGTGTATGAATCCACAAATTATGCTTTTTGATGAAGTAACCGCCTCGCTTGACCCTGAAATGGTAAAAGAAGTGCTTGAAGTAATACTAGAGCTTGCAAATGAGGGTATGACAATGCTTATTGTAACCCACGAAATGCGCTTTGCTCAAAAAGTCGCAGATAGAATCTGCTTTTTTGATGAGGGCAAGCTCGTAGAAGAATCTACGCCACAAGAGTTTTTTACCGCACCCAAAAGCCAAAGAGCACAAAAATTCCTGAATGTGTTTGAGCTCTAAGAATCAACAAGCGTAAATTAGGATTTAATGGCTTTGATTCCCTCTTGTGTTATAATGAGTTATCATAATCTCAAAGGAATTTAAAGTGATAGTAAAAGATACTTTTTTTGATGAAAATAAGAATTGCACTTTTGAAAATGATAAACTCAACAGAAAAGATATTGCCATCAATTTAACTCATATTTTAAGGCATTCAGAGATAAATTCACAAGGCTTAATTCTTGCACTCAATGCACAATGGGGAAATGGCAAAACAACTTTTATTAAGATGTGGAAAAATATGCTTGATAAGGATTGTAAGATTCCCAATCTTTATTTCAGTGCTTGGGAGGAAGATTATACCAAAGAGCCTTTGATTTCTCTTTTAGGAGAATTGAATCAGTATCTAAAAGAAAATAAAGTTAAAAATAAGGAATTTAATCAAGCAATAGGGTCTGTGCAAAAAATCTTAAAAGAACATTACCTGCTTTATTGAAGGTAAGTGTGAAAGGCTTATTGAATAAAATTGCAATAGATAATGAATCATTTAAAGAACTCTCACGAGTATTAGTAGAGGATAGTGCAAAAGTATTAATTGAACATTATTCACAAGAAAAGAAATGTTTAGAGCAGTTAAAAGAGAATCTAACAAAAGTCTTTGAACTTGTAGGCGCAAAAGAGAAACAGCCTTTTATTATTTTTATAGACGAGATAGATCGCTGCCGTCCAACTTATGCGATTGAAATGTTAGAGAATATTAAACACCTCTTTGGGATTCCTCATCTTGTTTTTGTGATTTCTATTGATAAGGTGCAGCTCTCTCAATCCATTCAAGCTATTTATGGGCAAATTGATACAGAGAATTATCTTAGGAGATTTTTTGATTTAGAATTTATTTTACCTAATCCCTCTCCACAGAGATTTTGTGAATATTTGCAAGAGCAGTTAGGAATACAAACGAATCTTGCCCATATTTTCATAGCAGATAATTTTACTTTGAGAGAATTACAGAAAATTCTCCCTCAAATTAAGCTGTTAGAAATACAACAATTACAAGACAATAATCAAGAATCTATTTTTGATATACGACACGCTATTTTTATTCTACTTGTTAAAATTTACAGACCTGATTTGTATTTTCAGTTGCCAAATATTACAGATGCAGAAGGGATAATGGGGATAGTGGAGAAGCTTGTGTGTAAGGAGAAAGAGCCTTTGAATGAAAATCTTTTTGTTGAATATGTGAATCTTATTTATAGCTTATGCAATAAAATATATCAGCAAGATAGAACGTTTTTTGAACCCTCATTTCCAACTCAAGATAATATGACTAGAAAATGGTTTAAAATAAGAGGAACAAATATAATTCACATTGATTTAAACGAGTATTCTTATATCGTGCAAACTTATTGTAACTTTTTTGTTGGTAAAAGACGACAATGGAATCTTAGGCAAATAGATACAAATAAAATCATCACTGCCATTAACTTTACTTCTCAATTTGACATACAAGATAGGCAAATAAATAACGCAGTCATTAAAGATTAAGAAGGTTTATTGTTCTGTTAGATTTGATTCTTTTATATCATTTAAAGTGATACAATGTGCCATTTTCATTTATTTTTCCTAATTGACCTTTTTGAAGATAATGCGATTTACCACTATATTCATCAATAATTTTAAGGGTATTTCCTTTTAGCTCAAAGCTTGGGTTTGGACCACCGCAAAAATCAATTTCACCACGATATGAGATTTCCTTTTCTCCATTTTTTCGCTCAAAGATTCTCAAAATACCACCATCACAAGCATTTCCCATAGGAGTATCTTGGAACACCCAAACATCATTCCAATTTTGAAGTCTTGCATAAAAAATCAAGCTTGGATTATATTCAAATTCACAAGTTCTTTGATAAATTATTTTATTATTGATAGAGATGCTACATTGATTGTCTTTGGCATCTGTGGATATAGTCATTAAGTCGCTCTGAATCTCTTTTTGTATTTGTGATGAGATTTCATTTGCATTTAATAATGTGAGCAAAAAGAGTGAGTGTAAGAATATGTGTTTCATTTTTTATCCTTTGTATATTTCTAAGCCTTTGTTGTAGGGTTTGTTTTATTCCTTTAGACACAGAACATATTTTTGGCAGTTTTCAAACATACACTATTGAATTGAAGTATCATCTAAAAATTCTAAACTATATTTATCTTTTTGTAGTGCTTCTAATCAAAATCATATCCCCAATTACAATCCATTAAAACTTCGACACCTTTTGGATTCTGAAAAAAAGCGATATTGCAACCACACGGATTTGCAACCTTTTTAATCCACAATGTCCCTTGTTTGTCATACATGTAGCACCTTCTCCCATCATAATCAATTGAAGTTTGTATAATCTCTTGAAAATCTATCTTTGGTAGAATTCTAACTAAAGATTCTATGCCCCTCTGCTTAATTTCCTCTTCACTCATAAAGTTTTGAGGATTACGAATTTTATTATAGACTGATTGAAGATTCTCATTATCAAAAACATAGAGACGATACATACCAGATGTTCCACAATTTGACTTGCACATATCATAATATTCCCAAAAATTTTTCTCATCTGTCTTTAGCTTTAAACTTTGTTTGGCTTCCTTTATAGAAGCTAACACCTCTTGCCTATATTCTTTATAAAGTTTGTTATAGTCGCTATTTTCTAAAGATTCTGTATAGTATTGTCTAAAATCAAAGTGTATTGAAAATCATTCAAATAAAGCAAAGTGCGAGAGAATAAGGAATATTTTAAAAATCAAAGTGCCACTCATATTTGGACAAAATGTAGAGTATTTTGCTACACTTTGTAGTAAGATTTTAGACATTTTCCAAACATCTTTATATATTATGTCTCAATG
Above is a genomic segment from Helicobacter sp. MIT 21-1697 containing:
- a CDS encoding P-loop NTPase fold protein, which translates into the protein MIVKDTFFDENKNCTFENDKLNRKDIAINLTHILRHSEINSQGLILALNAQWGNGKTTFIKMWKNMLDKDCKIPNLYFSAWEEDYTKEPLISLLGELNQYLKENKVKNKEFNQAIGSVQKILKEHYLLY
- a CDS encoding amino acid ABC transporter permease gives rise to the protein MLDFDFMRQCVPMFAKALSLTLYISFFGIALSLIIGFIAAWILFLRVRLLSPIVALYVELARNTPLLIQLFFLYYGLHSVIGINLNEYVCAIAGLAFLGGGYMCESFRTGLESLPYSQIESAQSIGLQSHQMMFYIILPQSLSVALPSVGANVIFLLKETSVVSVIALADIMFVTKDIITHYYKTNEALTLLVLSYLIVLLPLSVGFSLLERFYKKRVL
- a CDS encoding amino acid ABC transporter permease, whose translation is MEIFFIGSNFARLLQGVLLTLEIALISIIFATFGGLILGFVMTGRSLIIRGICRFYLECVRIIPILAWLFIVFFGISQQFDINLSAITSAIIVFSLWGVAEVGDLVRGAITSLPKHQNESGKALGLKQWQIMCYIIFPQALRRLLPSIISLSTRMIKTTSLVALLGAVDLLKVGQQIIELNKSNPNASFWVYGGIFCTYFILCYPLSYLSKMLEKKYQ
- a CDS encoding amino acid ABC transporter ATP-binding protein, translating into MKSTQDTPLLSISHLKKTYNGVHFVLDDISMQVQKGEVIVILGPSGCGKSTFLRCINGLESTQGGEIKFNNEIINLPKTKWNKIRQHIGMVFQSYDLFPHMSVMENILLGPTKVQKRNKNEVIAQARTLLERVGLGHKIQTSPKELSGGQKQRVAIVRALCMNPQIMLFDEVTASLDPEMVKEVLEVILELANEGMTMLIVTHEMRFAQKVADRICFFDEGKLVEESTPQEFFTAPKSQRAQKFLNVFEL
- a CDS encoding DNA-deoxyinosine glycosylase, giving the protein MPTHKIQMQKMHLIHPFAPVFNKHSRVLILGSFPSVISRDEQFYYAHSRNRFWRILATLFAPEIDINIQNRDVKKQFLLTYRIALWDIVRECDIYNSSDNTLSNAKPNDISVILSSAKINAIFCNGRKAYELFMRFFNAQMCEQIQVFLLPSSSPANARYSYEKLVESWQILREYALLENLVQKI
- a CDS encoding KAP family P-loop NTPase fold protein, yielding MKGLLNKIAIDNESFKELSRVLVEDSAKVLIEHYSQEKKCLEQLKENLTKVFELVGAKEKQPFIIFIDEIDRCRPTYAIEMLENIKHLFGIPHLVFVISIDKVQLSQSIQAIYGQIDTENYLRRFFDLEFILPNPSPQRFCEYLQEQLGIQTNLAHIFIADNFTLRELQKILPQIKLLEIQQLQDNNQESIFDIRHAIFILLVKIYRPDLYFQLPNITDAEGIMGIVEKLVCKEKEPLNENLFVEYVNLIYSLCNKIYQQDRTFFEPSFPTQDNMTRKWFKIRGTNIIHIDLNEYSYIVQTYCNFFVGKRRQWNLRQIDTNKIITAINFTSQFDIQDRQINNAVIKD